The following coding sequences lie in one Cercospora beticola chromosome 9, complete sequence genomic window:
- a CDS encoding uncharacterized protein (BUSCO:EOG09263G3M) has product MSLAAGPGRGGGVGAAQLPGELQLVVDKHVAYVQSLDTRRDELEYHLTEHLRISGIYWGLVSLHLLGHPDALPRDGLLAYLFSCLHENGGFGAAPGHDPHMLYTVSAVQILAMIDGFDELEQRVPNGKMKVAQYMAGLQQPNGTFAGDKWGETDSRFLYAALNALSLLQMLPHQRPEEPPLINLEAAIQYVKACQNFDGGFGVAPGAESHSGQVFTCIGALKIAGEVDSYLGEEGKDRLGAWLSERQLPSGGLNGRPEKLVDVCYSWWVLTSLAMIDRLHWIDKSKLTHFILQCQDPDQGGFADRPGDMVDVFHTCFGTAGLSLLGHPGLLEVDPAYCMPKHITDRLLGRTP; this is encoded by the exons ATGTCGCTCGCAGCGGGACCAGGtcgaggcggcggcgtcggAGCAGCGCAGCTGCCTGGCGAGCTCCAGCTCGTCGTCGACAAGCATGTAGCATATGTGCAGAGCCTGGATACG CGCAGAGACGAGCTCGAATACCACCTCACCGAACATTTGCGCATCAGCGGCATCTACTGGGGCCTTGTGTCACTTCATCTGCTTGGACACCCGGACGCTCTGCCTCGAGACGGCTTGTTGGCGTACCTATTCAGCTGCTTGCACGAAAATGGAGGGTTCGGCGCAGCACCAGGACACGACCCGCACATGCTCTATACGGTGTCTGCTGTGCAAATACTCGCCATGATCGATGGCTTTgacgagctggagcagcgggTGCCCAACGGCAAGATGAAGGTCGCACAGTACATGGCAGGACTGCAACAGCCGAATGGTACATTCGCTGGAGACAAATGGGGTGAGACTGACTCTCGGTTCCTGTATGCGGCGCTCAACGCACTTTCGTTGCTCCAAATGCTGCCTCATCAGCGACCTGAAGAGCCACCTCTGATCAACCTTGAGGCCGCCATACAATATGTCAAAGCATGCCAAAACTTTGATGGTGGCTTTGGCGTTGCTCCTGGCGCAGAATCACATTCCGGGCAGGTTTTCACGTGCATAGGCGCTCTCAAGATTGCCGGCGAGGTCGATTCTTACCTTGGCGAAGAAGGTAAAGATCGCCTAGGCGCATGGCTTTCAGAACGCCAACTGCCCAGCGGCGGCCTCAACGGTAGGCCAGAGAAACTCGTAGACGTCTGCTACAGTTGGTGGGTGCTCACGAGTCTGGCCATGATCGACCGTCTGCACTGGATCGATAAATCCAAGCTTACACACTTCATTTTGCAATGCCAGGACCCAGATCAGGGTGGTTTTGCAGACAGACCTGGCGACATGGTCGACGTATTTCACACCTGTTTTGGCACGGCCGGTCTCAGTCTGCTCGGGCATCCTGGGCTGTTGGAGGTGGACCCGGCGTA CTGCATGCCAAAGCACATTACTGATAGACTTCTCGGGAGAACGCCATGA
- a CDS encoding uncharacterized protein (MEROPS:MER0031617), which yields MAAQQIANMDKLQHKSIITTPNNLTYSYYLSPNFNSKLDKNVPTLMFLHGYPDDAYMWAGAIPTFLSLPYPFIVLDLLGFGGSSKPSDAQYYNYRAQANSITQILDHEKVPNNVIPIGHDWGSATSQRFYLYHKDRCVGLSLLSLAYQIPSSEKFDLKTANVETEKRFGYPQWEYWNFFTRADAANLMRDNVERFWDVNNGLYISDKLGEEGRDIWMREMFCVPHAMDDYVDGKGKWAGGKRVELKPYAKDPVLFQRFKERLCRDGFEGPVQYYHSLKNNTMIEDERELVEKKDGTKIEVPLLYIGQTGDWVCRVDLMGDAKEKGLVGDLEEKVVDAGHWVLYEKPEEIAEIIKEWLGKKFPVKA from the coding sequence ATGGCCGCACAACAGATCGCAAACATGGACAAGCTCCAACACAAATCCATAATCACAACCCCCAACAACCTCACCTACAGCTACTACCTCTCCCCAAACTTCAACTCAAAACTAGACAAAAATGTCCCAACTCTCATGTTCCTCCACGGCTACCCGGACGACGCCTACATGTGGGCAGGCGCAATCCCGaccttcctctccctccccTACcccttcatcgtcctcgatctCCTAGGTTTCGGCGGCTCCTCCAAACCCTCTGACGCCCAATACTACAACTACCGCGCCCAAGCCAACAGCATCACGCAAATCCTGGACCACGAAAAAGTCCCCAACAACGTCATCCCTATCGGCCACGATTGGGGTTCCGCAACCTCTCAACGGTTTTATCTCTATCATAAAGATCGTTGTGTAGGTTTAAGTCTTTTGAGTTTAGCGTATCAGATTCCTAGTTCGGAGAAATTTGATCTCAAAACTGCGAATGTGGAAACAGAAAAAAGGTTTGGTTATCCTCAATGGGAATATTGGAATTTTTTCACCAGAGCTGATGCGGCGAATTTGATGAGGGATAATGTTGAGCGGTTTTGGGATGTGAATAATGGACTTTATATTTCTGACAAGCTaggtgaagaaggacgagATATTTGGATGCGAGAAATGTTTTGCGTTCCGCATGCTATGGATGATTATGTGGATGGAAAAGGGAAATGGGCTGGAGGGAAGAGAGTAGAATTGAAACCTTATGCGAAAGATCCTGTACTGTTTCAACGATTCAAGGAGCGTTTGTGTCGGGATGGATTTGAGGGGCCGGTGCAGTATTACCATTCTTTGAAGAATAATACGATGATTGAGGATGAGAGGGAGttggtggagaagaaggatgggACGAAGATTGAGGTTCCGTTGTTGTATATTGGGCAGACGGGGGATTGGGTGTGTAGGGTGGATTTGATGGGGgatgcgaaggagaaggggTTGGTGGGGGATTTGGAGGAGAAGGTTGTGGATGCTGGACATTGGGTTTTGTATGAGAAGCCTGAGGAGATTGCGGAGATTATTAAGGAGTGGTTGGGGAAGAAGTTTCCGGTGAAGGCGTAG
- a CDS encoding uncharacterized protein (BUSCO:EOG09263UCR) encodes MPFSHHSHSGQFCGHAANTLEEVVQTAIRLKMSTFCMTEHIARQEVDFYPEESEVHTMATLEKLFDDYYHEARRLQKAYADQIQLLVGFEGEWIRDYSLELIQDLLKKYPVDLFVGSVHHAHTIPIDFDTPMYHQAREAAGGSDERIYEDYFDSQYDMLKALQPPLIGHFDLIRLKGDEPDRSFRTWPGVWSKIERNLKFIASYGGVLEINTSAIRKGMAEAYPQSEICKEFKDMGGRFTYSDDSHGVEQVGLNYAKALENNIVRAGITELYCLAPTTDKTKVHDERFPTVCWEPIPIETIKAHAFFQ; translated from the exons ATGCCTTTCTCCCATCACTCACATTCGGGCCAGTTCTGCGGCCATGCTGCCAATACTTTGGAGGAGGTTGTGCAGACTGCCATTCGTCTCAAAATGTCAACCTTCTGCATGACCGAGCATATTGCTCGGCAGGAGGTTGACTTTTACCCCGAAGAGTCAGAAGTCCATACCATGGCCACCCTCGAGAAGCTTTTCGACGACTACTATCACGAAGCACGGCGTTTGCAGAAAGCGTACGCTGATCAGATCCAATTGCTCGTGGGCTTCGAAGGAGAGTGGATTCGTGATTATTCCTTGGAACTTATCCAGGATCTGCTGAAGAAGTATCCTGTGGATCTGTTTGTGGGGAGTGTTCACCATGCTCACACGATCCCGATTGACTTCGATACCCCAATGTATCATCAAGCACGTGAAGCTGCAGGCGGCAGTGACGAACGCATCTACGAGGACTATTTTGACTCTCAGTACGATATGCTGAAGGCTTTGCAGCCTCCTCTCATTGGACACTTTGACCTCATCAGGCTGAAAGGTGACGAGCCAGATCGAAGCTTCCGAACATGGCCAGGTGTTTGGAGCAAGATCGAGCGAAACCTGAAGTTCATCGCCAGCTACGGCGGCGTGCTTGAGATTAATACCAGTGCGATCAGGAAGGGCATGGCCGAAGCATATCCGCAAAGTGAAATCTGCAAG GAATTCAAGGATATGGGTGGCCGCTTCACATATTCGGATGATAGTCATGGCGTCGAGCAGGTTGGCTTAAACTACGCCAAAGCACTGGAAAACAACATCGTGCGAGCCGGCATAACGGAGTTATACTGTCTGGCACCCACGACTGACAAGACGAAAGTGCATGATGAGCGCTTTCCCACTGTTTGTTGGGAACCTATTCCTATCGAAACGATCAAGGCCCACGCGTTCTTCCAATGA
- the FKH1 gene encoding Fork head 1, with translation MGVTKEIISPGDGVTKAKAGDNISMEYTGKLTDGTQFDSSVGRGDFDVRIGTGQVIKGWDEGILETDGGMTLGEKAKLTITGDYAYGSRGFPGLIPPNATLVFDVQLKAINGKKA, from the exons ATGGGTGTCACCAAGGAGATCATCAGCCCAGGCGATGGCGTCACCAAGGCAAAGGCTGGCGACAACATCAGCATGGAGTACACTGGCAAGCTCACAGATGGCACGCA ATTCGACTCCTCCGTCGGCCGCGGCGACTTCGATGTCAGAATCGGCACTGGCCAGGTCATCAAGGGCTGGGACGAGGGCATCCTCGAGACTGATGGAGGCATGACTCTCGGCGAGAAGGCTAAGCTCACCATCACTGGTGACTATGCCTATGGCTCTCGCGGTTTCCCGGGTCTTATCCCACCAAATGCTACTTTGGTCTT TGACGTGCAGCTCAAGGCTATCAACGGCAAGAAGGCCTAG
- a CDS encoding uncharacterized protein (BUSCO:EOG09262VPD) has translation MASPQVHHLFHAPISDHSFSADRGTLAVTRDSNVELYGASGNKFALQDELRGHDKTVTGVDIAPHSGKIVTCSQDRNAYVWEPSPQGGWKPTLVLLRINRAATCVRWSPNETKFAVGSGARIIAVCYFEEENDWWVSKHLKKPLRSTVTSVAWHPNSVLLAAGSTDGHARVLSSFIKGTDERPEPSVWGERLPFNTVCGEYLNSTAGWVHGVSFSPSGNALAFTAHDSSVTVVYPSGPEQPPQAVISISTQLLPFADLLWINEGEIVCAGYDCEVYKFAGSASGWQLTGSLEKSGAGPGQGVVREESALNMFRSMDLKGRGSSVDDTKLRTVHQNTINKVRAYNGGGSGQVSQISTAGVDGRVVVWNL, from the coding sequence ATGGCCTCCCCTCAAGTTCATCACCTTTTCCACGCACCGATCAGCGACCACTCCTTCTCGGCCGACCGCGGCACTCTCGCCGTAACCCGCGATTCCAATGTCGAGCTCTACGGTGCTTCGGGCAACAAATTCGCTCTTCAGGATGAACTTCGTGGGCACGACAAGACCGTCACTGGTGTCGATATTGCTCCACACTCCGGCAAGATCGTCACTTGCTCGCAAGACAGGAACGCATACGTCTGGGAACCTTCCCCGCAAGGCGGCTGGAAGCCGACTTTGGTGCTGCTCAGAATCAACCGAGCAGCGACTTGCGTGAGGTGGAGTCCCAATGAGACCAAGTTTGCTGTGGGAAGCGGCGCTAGAATCATTGCGGTCTGCTACTTTGAGGAGGAGAACGATTGGTGGGTCAGCAAGCATCTCAAGAAGCCATTGCGCTCGACTGTGACCTCTGTGGCATGGCATCCAAACTCTGTTCTTCTGGCTGCCGGATCTACAGATGGACATGCACGTGTTTTGTCGTCCTTCATCAAGGGCACAGACGAAAGGCCAGAGCCTAGTGTTTGGGGTGAAAGGCTGCCTTTCAACACAGTTTGCGGAGAGTACCTGAACTCCACCGCTGGTTGGGTCCACGGCGTGTCATTCTCGCCTTCAGGTAACGCACTGGCTTTCACCGCACATGACAGCAGTGTCACCGTTGTCTACCCGAGCGGACCAGAGCAACCGCCACAAGCTGTCATCTCGATCAGCACCCAGCTGCTCCCCTTCGCCGATCTGCTGTGGATCAATGAGGGCGAGATTGTATGTGCTGGATACGATTGCGAGGTTTACAAGTTCGCAGGATCCGCTTCTGGCTGGCAGCTCACAGGCTCTTTGGAGAAGAGTGGAGCCGGACCGGGTCAGGGGGTGGTGAGGGAGGAAAGTGCTTTGAACATGTTTAGGTCCATGGATCTCAAGGGTCGCGGTAGCAGTGTTGATGACACCAAGTTGCGAACTGTGCATCAAAACACGATCAACAAAGTTCGTGCTTACAATGGTGGGGGAAGTGGGCAGGTCAGCCAGATCAGCACTGCTGGTGTTGACGGCCGCGTGGTGGTTTGGAATCTGTAA
- a CDS encoding uncharacterized protein (CAZy:CBM50) has translation MKSYIFAATALVSAVANGAVIRREEDCDEPKAPTYGSSSHHGTNQTSGQGSNGTLPCGATSSTTYTVVAGDTLTTISTATGAGICDIASASNVANVNLITPGQVLTIPQGCTLPIDNTTCIATPDIPATETCVAGLPSTYTIVSGDTLTAIAKDFNITLDSLIGANTQIANPDAISVGQVINVPVCPNSQCATVGTYTIVSGDLFVDLAATYKTTIGQIKALNPTVNATAIPVGQQIILPQNCANVTSTAAPATF, from the coding sequence ATGAAGTCCTACATTTTCGCAGCCACCGCGCTCGTCAGCGCCGTCGCTAACGGAGCCGTGATTCGACGTGAGGAAGACTGCGATGAACCAAAGGCGCCGACCTACGGCAGCTCTTCCCACCACGGTACTAATCAGACATCAGGCCAAGGATCGAACGGCACTCTGCCTTGCGGTGCCACCAGCTCCACCACCTACACTGTGGTCGCTGGCGACACTCTGACCACCATCTCCACCGCCACCGGCGCCGGTATCTGCGACATTGCTTCTGCTAGCAACGTCGCCAATGTCAACCTCATCACTCCTGGCCAGGTCTTGACCATCCCACAAGGCTGCACCCTTCCTATCGACAACACCACTTGCATCGCCACCCCAGACATTCCAGCCACCGAGACTTGCGTTGCTGGTCTTCCAAGCACCTACACCATTGTCAGCGGCGACACCCTCACCGCAATCGCCAAGGACTTCAACATCACCCTCGACTCTCTCATTGGTGCCAACACTCAGATCGCCAACCCAGACGCCATCTCCGTCGGCCAGGTCATCAACGTCCCAGTCTGCCCCAACAGCCAGTGCGCCACTGTCGGTACCTACACCATCGTCTCTGGTGATCTCTTCGTCGACTTGGCCGCCACCTACAAGACTACCATTGGTCAGATCAAGGCTCTCAACCCAACTGTCAACGCCACTGCTATCCCTGTTGGCCAGCAGATCATCCTGCCACAGAACTGCGCCAACGTCACCAGCACTGCTGCCCCTGCTACCTTTTAA